Proteins encoded in a region of the Perca fluviatilis chromosome 8, GENO_Pfluv_1.0, whole genome shotgun sequence genome:
- the LOC120563698 gene encoding carboxypeptidase A1-like: MMRGLIALTALVVAVLGKETFEGHQVLRIVAKDETQLPLIKNLEDMVEFELDFWRGVTYVSSPVDVRVPFHSLQSVKIHLESQDIEYSIMIGDLQVMLDEEQQEMESAARIAEPRNTDSFDFSRYHTISEIYSFQDMLVAENPNLVSKIVIGQSYEGRPLNVLKFSTGGTNRPAIWLDTGIHSREWVTQASGTWFAKKIVTDYGRDPAITAILNKMDIFLEMVTNPDGYYYTHNSNRMWRKTRKPNSGSSCVGVDPNRNWDAGFGAPGASNNPCSETYRGPSAHSESEVKSIVDFVKSHGNFKAFVSIHSYSQMLLYPYGYTKTPCKDQAELHNLAKKAITDLASLYNTSYTYGSIINTIYQASGNTIDWTYDQGIKYSYTFELRDTGRYGFILPANQIIPTAKETWLALMAIMDHTSKNMY; the protein is encoded by the exons ATGATGAGGGGGCTGATCGCACTAACTGCGCTGGTTGTGGCCGTTCTCGGCAAGGAGACCTTTGAGGG GCATCAGGTGCTTCGCATTGTTGCAAAGGATGAAACCCAGCTGCCTCTTATCAAGAACCTGGAGGACATGGTCGAGTTTGAG CTGGACTTCTGGAGGGGAGTAACTTATGTGTCCTCTCCTGTGGATGTCAGAGTTCCATTCCACAGCCTGCAGTCCGTCAAAATTCACCTGGAGAGTCAGGACATCGAGTACTCCATCATGATCGGAGACCTTCAG GTGATGCTCGATGAGGAACAGCAGGAGATGGAGTCTGCTGCTCGTATCGCTGAGCCCAGGAACACTGACAGCTTCGACTTCTCCAGGTACCACACCATCAGCGAG ATCTACAGTTTCCAGGACATGCTGGTGGCTGAGAATCCCAACCTGGTCAGCAAGATTGTGATCGGTCAGAGCTACGAGGGTCGCCCCCTGAACGTGCTCAAG TTCAGCACCGGTGGAACCAACCGTCCCGCCATCTGGCTCGACACTGGAATCCATTCCAGAGAGTGGGTCACTCAGGCCAGTGGCACCTGGTTCGCCAAAAAG ATTGTGACTGATTATGGACGTGACCCCGCTATCACCGCAATCCTCAACAAGATGGACATCTTCCTGGAGATGGTGACCAACCCCGATGGCTACTACTACACTCACAACAGC AACCGTATGTGGCGTAAGACCAGGAAGCCCAACTCCGGCTCTAGCTGTGTGGGAGTCGATCCCAACAGGAACTGGGATGCTGGTTTTGGAG CACCTGGTGCCAGCAACAACCCCTGCTCAGAGACCTACCGTGGACCCAGTGCTCACTCTGAGTCTGAGGTCAAGTCCATTGTGGACTTTGTGAAGTCCCACGGTAACTTCAAGGCCTTTGTCTCCATCCATTCCTACTCCCAGATGCTCTTGTACCCCTACGGCTACACCAAGACTCCATGCAAGGACCAGGCCGAGCTG CACAATCTGGCTAAGAAGGCTATCACTGACCTGGCCTCCCTGTACAATACTAGCTACACATACGGCAGCATCATCAACACCATCT ACCAAGCCAGTGGTAACACCATTGACTGGACCTACGACCAGGGAATCAAGTACTCCTACACCTTCGAGCTGAGGGACACCGGCCGTTATGGCTTCATcctgccagccaatcagatcatCCCCACTGCCAAGGAGACTTGGCTGGCTCTGATGGCTATCATGGATCACACCTCCAAGAACATGTactaa